A region from the Salvia splendens isolate huo1 chromosome 15, SspV2, whole genome shotgun sequence genome encodes:
- the LOC121766780 gene encoding uncharacterized protein LOC121766780 — protein MAAFSTLKNANPLHIFSMKPSSPPISKLKTLFQTFIFSHMYRAARALSKAKSLLLEHVRDMQFLHLTEFRRSRNCKKTLFFGSFRLHYNWCTSHVMTNMTKTTLAIPDGTTSSLYYREPEGLSRYLGWLEEEKGNQDSSSNEIDKLADLFIADCHEKFRLEKQKSYRIFQEMMARSV, from the coding sequence ATGGCTGCCTTCTCCACCTTAAAAAATGCAAACCCCCTTCACATTTTCTCCATGAAACCATCATCACCACCAATATCAAAGCTCAAAACCCTCTTCCAAACCTTCATCTTCTCCCACATGTACCGCGCCGCACGTGCCCTTTCAAAGGCAAAATCGCTTCTCCTCGAGCACGTGCGGGACATGCAGTTCCTACACCTAACGGAGTTCAGGAGGAGTAGGAATTGCAAGAAAACGCTATTTTTCGGCTCGTTTAGGCTCCATTATAATTGGTGCACGTCACACGTGATGACCAACATGACCAAGACGACGTTGGCCATCCCTGATGGGACAACGTCGTCTCTGTACTATCGAGAGCCAGAAGGGCTCTCGAGGTACTTAGGGTGGCTTGAGGAGGAGAAGGGGAATCAAGACTCAAGCTCTAATGAGATTGATAAACTTGCTGATTTGTTCATTGCGGATTGTCATGAGAAATTCAGGCTGGAAAAACAGAAATCTTATAGAATATTTCAGGAGATGATGGCTAGAAGTGTATGA
- the LOC121767846 gene encoding protein EMSY-LIKE 1-like isoform X1, with protein MEYGLIDSSGNGRSFLPSAPFQRIQMDMEYEIHNLEQIAYDAVLRAFKAQSDALTWEKEGLITELRKELRVSDDEHRELLSQVNGDDLILRIREWREAGGSRNIAPNVAQHINNQLPSPTISASRKRQKTSNPFHAHSQSLLSQPVAGSTLPLNSVVKQGPSSGIGRRRTNAGQLALTSKKPMQYQYGDHVASGAPMDDPSESIHKSLIGRRVMIRWPADSNFYEAVISEYNPVDGRHSLVYDSNLPSETVEWVNIKEVPPEDIWWVGEDPVVSRLGEAGGPISGRGRTSSMNPNANEMQPSRNGVLKDDSEEIEILHTDTLIKKVEMVLEASHPDAIEIDKAKKMLKEHEQTLVQVIQKLVDACDSDEEQQQQTNNYRDPGNDLEIAGRAGS; from the exons ATGGAATATGGACTCATAGACAGCAGCG GGAACGGAAGATCATTTCTACCATCAGCCCCATTTCAAAGGATTCAAATGGATATGGAATATGAAATACATAATCTGGAACAGATTGCATACGATGCTGTTTTACGAGCTTTCAAAGCACAATCTGATGCACTAACATGG GAGAAAGAGGGTCTTATAACAGAATTGAGGAAGGAACTCCGGGTGTCAGATGATGAGCATCGAGAACTACTTAGTCAGGTCAATGGTGATGACCTCATTCTCAGGATCAGAGAGTGGAGGGAGGCAGGTGGTAGCCGAAATATAGCCCCCAATGTCGCCCAGCATATAAACAACCAGTTACCAAGTCCTACAATTTCAGCTTCTCGTAAAAGGCAAAAAACTTCCAATCCATTTCATGCACATTCTCAGTCTTTACTTTCTCAGCCAGTGGCTGGTAGCACCCTGCCTTTAAATTCAGTTGTGAAACAGGGACCTTCTTCAGGGATTGGTAGGAGAAGGACAAATGCT GGTCAACTGGCTCTCACTTCAAAAAAACCCATGCAATATCAGTATGGTGATCATGTTGCTTCTGGGGCTCCTATGGATGATCCTTCTGAAAGCATCCACAAGTCCTTAATCGGTCGGCGGGTGATGATAAGATGGCCTGCAGACAGTAACTTTTATGAGGCTGTCATATCTGAATACAATCCGGTAGAT GGCCGTCATTCTCTGGTGTATGATAGCAATCTTCCCAGTGAGACTGTGGAATGGGTTAACATAAAAGAG GTTCCCCCTGAGGATATTTGGTGGGTGGGCGAGGATCCTGTAGTATCTCGACTAGGCGAGGCAGGTGGACCTATCTCTGGAAGAGGGAGAACATCCTCAATGAACCCCAATGCCAATGAAATGCAGCCTTCACGAAATGGGGTTTTGAAAGATGATTCTGAGGAAATTGAGATATTGCATACTGATACATTAATTAAGAAG GTGGAGATGGTGCTTGAAGCAAGTCATCCTGATGCAATAGAGATTGACAAGGCTAAGAAAATGCTCAAG GAGCATGAACAAACGTTGGTTCAAGTAATACAAAAACTTGTTGATGCCTGTGATAGTG ATGAAGAGCAACAACAACAGACTAACAATTATCGTGACCCTGGCAATGATCTCGAGATTGCAGGAAGGGCTGGAAGTTAG
- the LOC121767846 gene encoding protein EMSY-LIKE 1-like isoform X2, with translation MEYGLIDSSGNGRSFLPSAPFQRIQMDMEYEIHNLEQIAYDAVLRAFKAQSDALTWEKEGLITELRKELRVSDDEHRELLSQVNGDDLILRIREWREAGGSRNIAPNVAQHINNQLPSPTISASRKRQKTSNPFHAHSQSLLSQPVAGSTLPLNSVVKQGPSSGIGRRRTNAGQLALTSKKPMQYQYGDHVASGAPMDDPSESIHKSLIGRRVMIRWPADSNFYEAVISEYNPVDGRHSLVYDSNLPSETVEWVNIKEVPPEDIWWVGEDPVVSRLGEAGGPISGRGRTSSMNPNANEMQPSRNGVLKDDSEEIEILHTDTLIKKVEMVLEASHPDAIEIDKAKKMLKEHEQTLVQVIQKLVDACDSGRAGS, from the exons ATGGAATATGGACTCATAGACAGCAGCG GGAACGGAAGATCATTTCTACCATCAGCCCCATTTCAAAGGATTCAAATGGATATGGAATATGAAATACATAATCTGGAACAGATTGCATACGATGCTGTTTTACGAGCTTTCAAAGCACAATCTGATGCACTAACATGG GAGAAAGAGGGTCTTATAACAGAATTGAGGAAGGAACTCCGGGTGTCAGATGATGAGCATCGAGAACTACTTAGTCAGGTCAATGGTGATGACCTCATTCTCAGGATCAGAGAGTGGAGGGAGGCAGGTGGTAGCCGAAATATAGCCCCCAATGTCGCCCAGCATATAAACAACCAGTTACCAAGTCCTACAATTTCAGCTTCTCGTAAAAGGCAAAAAACTTCCAATCCATTTCATGCACATTCTCAGTCTTTACTTTCTCAGCCAGTGGCTGGTAGCACCCTGCCTTTAAATTCAGTTGTGAAACAGGGACCTTCTTCAGGGATTGGTAGGAGAAGGACAAATGCT GGTCAACTGGCTCTCACTTCAAAAAAACCCATGCAATATCAGTATGGTGATCATGTTGCTTCTGGGGCTCCTATGGATGATCCTTCTGAAAGCATCCACAAGTCCTTAATCGGTCGGCGGGTGATGATAAGATGGCCTGCAGACAGTAACTTTTATGAGGCTGTCATATCTGAATACAATCCGGTAGAT GGCCGTCATTCTCTGGTGTATGATAGCAATCTTCCCAGTGAGACTGTGGAATGGGTTAACATAAAAGAG GTTCCCCCTGAGGATATTTGGTGGGTGGGCGAGGATCCTGTAGTATCTCGACTAGGCGAGGCAGGTGGACCTATCTCTGGAAGAGGGAGAACATCCTCAATGAACCCCAATGCCAATGAAATGCAGCCTTCACGAAATGGGGTTTTGAAAGATGATTCTGAGGAAATTGAGATATTGCATACTGATACATTAATTAAGAAG GTGGAGATGGTGCTTGAAGCAAGTCATCCTGATGCAATAGAGATTGACAAGGCTAAGAAAATGCTCAAG GAGCATGAACAAACGTTGGTTCAAGTAATACAAAAACTTGTTGATGCCTGTGATAGTG GAAGGGCTGGAAGTTAG
- the LOC121767846 gene encoding protein EMSY-LIKE 1-like isoform X3, with protein sequence MDMEYEIHNLEQIAYDAVLRAFKAQSDALTWEKEGLITELRKELRVSDDEHRELLSQVNGDDLILRIREWREAGGSRNIAPNVAQHINNQLPSPTISASRKRQKTSNPFHAHSQSLLSQPVAGSTLPLNSVVKQGPSSGIGRRRTNAGQLALTSKKPMQYQYGDHVASGAPMDDPSESIHKSLIGRRVMIRWPADSNFYEAVISEYNPVDGRHSLVYDSNLPSETVEWVNIKEVPPEDIWWVGEDPVVSRLGEAGGPISGRGRTSSMNPNANEMQPSRNGVLKDDSEEIEILHTDTLIKKVEMVLEASHPDAIEIDKAKKMLKEHEQTLVQVIQKLVDACDSDEEQQQQTNNYRDPGNDLEIAGRAGS encoded by the exons ATGGATATGGAATATGAAATACATAATCTGGAACAGATTGCATACGATGCTGTTTTACGAGCTTTCAAAGCACAATCTGATGCACTAACATGG GAGAAAGAGGGTCTTATAACAGAATTGAGGAAGGAACTCCGGGTGTCAGATGATGAGCATCGAGAACTACTTAGTCAGGTCAATGGTGATGACCTCATTCTCAGGATCAGAGAGTGGAGGGAGGCAGGTGGTAGCCGAAATATAGCCCCCAATGTCGCCCAGCATATAAACAACCAGTTACCAAGTCCTACAATTTCAGCTTCTCGTAAAAGGCAAAAAACTTCCAATCCATTTCATGCACATTCTCAGTCTTTACTTTCTCAGCCAGTGGCTGGTAGCACCCTGCCTTTAAATTCAGTTGTGAAACAGGGACCTTCTTCAGGGATTGGTAGGAGAAGGACAAATGCT GGTCAACTGGCTCTCACTTCAAAAAAACCCATGCAATATCAGTATGGTGATCATGTTGCTTCTGGGGCTCCTATGGATGATCCTTCTGAAAGCATCCACAAGTCCTTAATCGGTCGGCGGGTGATGATAAGATGGCCTGCAGACAGTAACTTTTATGAGGCTGTCATATCTGAATACAATCCGGTAGAT GGCCGTCATTCTCTGGTGTATGATAGCAATCTTCCCAGTGAGACTGTGGAATGGGTTAACATAAAAGAG GTTCCCCCTGAGGATATTTGGTGGGTGGGCGAGGATCCTGTAGTATCTCGACTAGGCGAGGCAGGTGGACCTATCTCTGGAAGAGGGAGAACATCCTCAATGAACCCCAATGCCAATGAAATGCAGCCTTCACGAAATGGGGTTTTGAAAGATGATTCTGAGGAAATTGAGATATTGCATACTGATACATTAATTAAGAAG GTGGAGATGGTGCTTGAAGCAAGTCATCCTGATGCAATAGAGATTGACAAGGCTAAGAAAATGCTCAAG GAGCATGAACAAACGTTGGTTCAAGTAATACAAAAACTTGTTGATGCCTGTGATAGTG ATGAAGAGCAACAACAACAGACTAACAATTATCGTGACCCTGGCAATGATCTCGAGATTGCAGGAAGGGCTGGAAGTTAG